The genomic stretch ATCATTTGCTTGGAAGAATCACTGATAGGAACCGAAGTTGATTGATAATTTTTAAGAAGATGATGGTAATGTTCTGAACCATTTACAAAAGTGGAAATTCCTTTTTTTGCTGTTAAACCAATGGCATTGGGTCCAATCGCTTCAAGACTCCAATCAAAACACTCCGAATCTCCTTTTTGGAAAAAATCAGGAAAATCTGAGGGATGGGCCAATTCTAATACCTTACCTTCCCGATTGGCCAAAATAAGAATTCCATGTTCAAAAAGAAGGTCTCTATCTCGTACAAAGTGCAAAAATCGATGGAATACGGTTAATAATTGTGCGTCTTTTATGTCATTACCCTTTTCTATAATGCGAAACTGAGACGGGTCTATTCCATCTTCTAACGCTTTTTGATAATATTCCTCAATTATTTGTTCACGTGGGTAAAGAATTTCTTTACCCTCATTAAACTGGTTGCAGCAAACCATGGATTAACCCTCTTCTTTCTTCTATTCCCATATTCATTCTCTATATATCTACATGCGAATCATCATTAATTTGTTCAATGATCCATTGATCTTCTTGATGATCGTAAATCATTCTAGATATCCCTGTATTTGTTAATTTTGTTACACCTGAACCAACTTTCCCTTTACTGACTTCATGAAGCAAAGCATTAATCGCTGCACCATGACTTACAAGAACAATACTCTCTCCCACATGACGTTTTGCTAATTCTTTCACTGCTAGATAGACTCGGCTCTTCAATAAATGAAATGGTTCGATATCAAAAGAACCAAACTTTTCGATATTCCCCATATGGATTCCCGGATACTGCTTGATAACCTCTTCAATTTTTTTCCCCTCAAGTAAACCAAAATTTCGTTCTCTTAATCCATCATGAATTTGAACCGTTAATTGAAAACGTTTTGCAATTTCCTCTGCTGTCTCTTTTGCTCGTTTTAAACTACTGGAATAAACTGCGCTAATCTGAAACTCATTGAAAAATCGATCAGCAACCTTTAATGCTTGAGCTTTTCCGATTTCATTTAAAGGGATATCTTGTTGGCCTTGATATTTTCGTTCTATATTCCAATCCGTTTGTCCGTGTCGGACTAAAAATATTTTCGTCTTCACTATTTTATTCCCCATCTATACAAAAATTGTTTAGGTCTTTTGAAAAAAATTATAATTTTATTATATATAACATTAGTCTCATTTTCATTACTTTTTATGAATAATATTAGGACTTTTTTCTCATTGACAATTTTCTTCTTTTTTTGCTAAAAAATTCGACAAAAAAGCCCCTAAATCAAGAGGCTTCAATTTCCTGCAACAAATACGATTTGATTCAGATTTTCATCGTTCTCTCTTTTGAATCCCATTGATAGATCAATGTTTTTAATAATCTTCCAGTTTTTTTGTCAAAAACATCGACCATGTAGTAGGCAAATTCGTTTGAAGTTTCTCGATAAATCAGGTGAATAGAATAGTTAAAAGGATTTTCCTTTTTATAAACAGATTTACCTTCTTGGTTAAATATTCCTTTTGAATTTCCATACCATTTCATTTTCCCACTCGGGTCAAGATAGATCCATTGATCAATGGTTTGCTGATTGAGAACAATTGGTTCATTATTTTTCTTTGAAACTGCCAAATAGCCTTTTAGATCATTGGTTTGATTCTGATCATAGACAATCTGGAAATCTCCGTAAAGCCATTGATCAATTTCGTCCAACTTTCCTGTATTGCTATTTTTATTTGTTAATAATGAGAGATTGACGAATAGTGGTTTTTGTTGAACAAAGGTTAGTTGTTTGGAATCTTTTGGGTGGGTAAATAGTTCTACACTAGATGAATTCCACTCTGGCCATTCCTTTAAAGAAAAACTCCATTTTTCTTTTGACTTCTTTTCCGCTAGCGTAAGTTCTGGTATTGAATTTTTCTGATCAATGGTCAGGTCCCAAGTTTCTTTTACGAATTTTATTTGCGTTTTTCCTTTCCAATCTAATAGCTTAGGTGGAATTTTGATTTTATAACCTAAATCCAAAGCTTCTTGAGCCAAGATGATTTCATTAGATTTTATTGGCTCTTCTAGAGGGATTTGCAATGAATATTCCGCGTGATTTGTGTAACTGTTATAGATTTGAACTTGGTAAGCTTTTTCTTCTGAATCATACATTAAAAAGGCACCATATTGGCCATTGCTATTATAACCAATAAAGTAAGGTTTCTTTTTTAATTCCTCGATTAGATTTGGTTTACTAAGAAGTTGATCTAATTTTGGAACTTCTGTTGTCTTAATATTTTTGGCTGGGTTTTCTACGCCTTGGTTCCATTCCTCTTGTTGTTGATAATTAGATATCCATTGACTGAATTTCCCACTAAAAGGGATAAAAAGACCCAATACAAGAAGAGCTATGAAACCAATGATCCATTTTTTCTTCAGAACGATCACCCCAACTCTAGAAGTAGAATAAGGAATTCGAGTTGATAAAATTATCGGGATTGCCAATTTCCAATTCATAAAAAAATACTTATATTAGCAAGTTCGCTAATATAAGTATTCTTTCTTCATCATCCATTTTCCTTCTGATTCATGATTTCATATCATAAACTTGTTGAACATCTTTGTCGCCACGGCCGGATAGATTGACAACAACGATTTGATCTTCTGCTAATTTAGGTGCTAGTTTCATCGCATAAGCAACAGCATGTGCGCTTTCTAAAGCAGGAATAATTCCTTCTAACTTGGACAATGTACGGAATGCTTCTAGTGCTTCCTCATCCGTTACAGAGACATATTCCGCTCTTTTAGAATCTTTATAAAAACTATGCTCAGGTCCAACTCCTGGATAATCCAATCCTGCGGCAATGGAATGAGTTTCTTTTACTTCACCTTTTTCATCAATCATCGCATATGTCCTAAAACCATGAATGACGGCTTTTATTCCATCATTTAGTGGTGCAGCATGTAGCCCTGTTTCAATTCCTTTTCCTCCTGGCTCGACACCAATCATTTTGACCTCTTTATCATCATAAAATGGAGCAAATAATCCAATCGCATTGCTTCCACCACCAACAGCTGCAATCAAATAATCGGGCAATCTCGATTCTTTTTCTAAGATTTGTTCTCTTGCCTCTTGGCCGATCACAGATTGGAAATGCTTTACCATCGTTGGATAAGGATGAGGTCCAACCGCAGAACCCAACAAATAAAAGGTGTTTTCGTAATTCTCCATCAGATCTTCTAACGCTACATCAACCGCATCTTTTAATGTCCTTGTTCCTCTGGTGACAGGAACGACTTTTGCACCTAGCATTTCCATGCGAAAAACATTCAGCGCTTGCCGTTTGGTGTCTTCTTCTCCCATATAGATGACACAATCCATCCCAAACATGGCACAAGCGGTAGCTGTTGCCACTCCATGTTGGCCTGCTCCCGTTTCGGCAATTATGCGTTTTACGCCCATCCGTTTGGCGAGAAGAGCTTGACCAAGGACATTATTAATTTTGTGTGCTCCAGTGTGGTTCAAATCTTCTCTTTTTAAGTAGATTTTCGCTCCGCCAAGTTGTTTGGTTAGCCTTTCGGCATAATATAATGGACTTGGGCGCCCGACATAATCATTAAAATAATAATCTAGCTCTTGTTTGAATTCTGTATCATCCTTGAATTGTTCAAAAGTGTCCGCTAACTGTTCCAATACTTTTTGTAATTGTTCAGGAACATATGCCCCACCAAACTCACCAAAAAAACCTATTTTCTCTACTAAACTCATCTTAACTTCTCCTCTCCACTCTTCTTTTTCATCTTTTCATGTTTTCAGCAAACATAGAAACTTTGAATAAATTGTATGCAGAAAGTTGTGAAATGACAATCATTTTTGAAGAAATTTTTCACTTTATTTCAATATAATTCCGGACTTTTCAATTGTTTGACCTCATCATCTGTTAATTCCCGATATTCTCCAGGTTCAAGGTCATCATCCAATGTTAAAGGGCCCATTGAGAGCCGTTTTAGGTAAGTTACCTTTTTCCCAACCGCTTCAAACATTCGTTTAACCTGGTGAAACTTTCCTTCATAAATCGTTAACTCAATTTCTGATTCAGGGCCAGATTTTAATATCTTTAATTCCCCTGGTAACGTTTGATACCCATCATCTAAAACGACACCTTGTTTAAATAGTTCTACATCCTCTTCAGAAACGACTCCTCGAATCGTTGCATAGTAGGTTTTAGATACATGCTTCTTCGGAGATAAGAGTTGATGTGCCAACTGACCATCATTGGTAAGAAGTAATAATCCTTCTGTATCTTTGTCTAATCGACCTACAGGAAACGGTTGAAAAAGTGCATGTTCAGGTTCTAATAAATCGATGACAACCTCATCATAACGATCTTCTGTCGCAGATATGACACCTTGTGGTTTGTTCATCATCAGATAAATAAACTCACGATATTGAACTTCTTCTTCATCTACTTCAATTCGATCATGACCTGTCCATACATGTAACCCTGGATCGTTGACAATTTCTTCGTTTACTTTCACTCGCTTTTCTTTTACTAATTTCTTAATTTCTTTACGAGTACCAAAACCAATATGGGCTAATATTTTATCTAAACGTTGTTTTTCTTTCCGTGCCATCGATGGATCACCCCAAAAATTCTACGTGTATTTTCAACATCTTATCATATTTCTAGCGAAAAACCAGAGCAATATTGACACACATGATAAAAAAGTTTTATTATATAAGTTGTGATATTGGATAGCTTTATCATTTTATATGGTAAAGAAAGACGTGAACACCCTCGCTCATTTTGTGCTTATAAGCCAGCGGCTGAATTTGCTTATAAGACATAGATTGTAGCTATCCCAACTCTATGTGATCACAAATTGAGCACGTCATATTAGACCATTCTAATATTAAAAATTTTCGAGAGGGGTATTTGTTTTATATGTCACGTTATACAGGACCAAAACACAAATTAAGTCGTCGTGTTGGAATTTCTTTAAGTGGTACAGGAAAAGAAATGAAACGTCCTTATCCACCAGGACAACATGGACCAGGCCAACGTAAAAAATTAAGCGAATATGGTCTACAATTAAATGAGAAGCAAAAGCTTCGCTATATGTATGGTTTAAGCGAAAAGCAATTCGCAAACCTATTTGTTAAAGCAACAAAAATGCATGGAGTTGTTGGTGAAAACTTCATGGTATTACTTGAGACTCGTTTAGATAACTTAGTTTATCGTTTAGGTCTTGCTCGTACTCGCCAACAAGCTCGTCAACTTGTGAACCATGGTCATGTCACTGTAAATGGTAAAAAGGTTGATATTCCTTCCTACCATGTAAAAGTAGGTGACGTGATTGGTCTTCGCGAAAAAAGTCGTGATTTAGCGATCATTAGAGAAGCTCTAGAAGATCGCAACTACCTACCAGATTACTTAACTTTTGATGAAAAAGCAATGGAAGGTAAATTGGTTCGTTTACCAGAGCGTTCTGAATTACCACAAGAAGTCAACGAAAAACTAATCGTTGAGTTCTATTCCAGATAATCCTCTTAGAAGGAAAGCATCCAACATTTTGTTGGATGCTTTTTTTTTCGCATGGGGTTACTTCTTTTTTCATTAAGCCAATCGTATCTTCGCAAATTTACGTTTCCCAACTT from Tepidibacillus fermentans encodes the following:
- the trpB gene encoding tryptophan synthase subunit beta — protein: MSLVEKIGFFGEFGGAYVPEQLQKVLEQLADTFEQFKDDTEFKQELDYYFNDYVGRPSPLYYAERLTKQLGGAKIYLKREDLNHTGAHKINNVLGQALLAKRMGVKRIIAETGAGQHGVATATACAMFGMDCVIYMGEEDTKRQALNVFRMEMLGAKVVPVTRGTRTLKDAVDVALEDLMENYENTFYLLGSAVGPHPYPTMVKHFQSVIGQEAREQILEKESRLPDYLIAAVGGGSNAIGLFAPFYDDKEVKMIGVEPGGKGIETGLHAAPLNDGIKAVIHGFRTYAMIDEKGEVKETHSIAAGLDYPGVGPEHSFYKDSKRAEYVSVTDEEALEAFRTLSKLEGIIPALESAHAVAYAMKLAPKLAEDQIVVVNLSGRGDKDVQQVYDMKS
- a CDS encoding pseudouridine synthase, coding for MARKEKQRLDKILAHIGFGTRKEIKKLVKEKRVKVNEEIVNDPGLHVWTGHDRIEVDEEEVQYREFIYLMMNKPQGVISATEDRYDEVVIDLLEPEHALFQPFPVGRLDKDTEGLLLLTNDGQLAHQLLSPKKHVSKTYYATIRGVVSEEDVELFKQGVVLDDGYQTLPGELKILKSGPESEIELTIYEGKFHQVKRMFEAVGKKVTYLKRLSMGPLTLDDDLEPGEYRELTDDEVKQLKSPELY
- a CDS encoding histidine phosphatase family protein yields the protein MGNKIVKTKIFLVRHGQTDWNIERKYQGQQDIPLNEIGKAQALKVADRFFNEFQISAVYSSSLKRAKETAEEIAKRFQLTVQIHDGLRERNFGLLEGKKIEEVIKQYPGIHMGNIEKFGSFDIEPFHLLKSRVYLAVKELAKRHVGESIVLVSHGAAINALLHEVSKGKVGSGVTKLTNTGISRMIYDHQEDQWIIEQINDDSHVDI
- the rpsD gene encoding 30S ribosomal protein S4, translated to MSRYTGPKHKLSRRVGISLSGTGKEMKRPYPPGQHGPGQRKKLSEYGLQLNEKQKLRYMYGLSEKQFANLFVKATKMHGVVGENFMVLLETRLDNLVYRLGLARTRQQARQLVNHGHVTVNGKKVDIPSYHVKVGDVIGLREKSRDLAIIREALEDRNYLPDYLTFDEKAMEGKLVRLPERSELPQEVNEKLIVEFYSR